The Candidozyma auris chromosome 1, complete sequence genome includes a region encoding these proteins:
- the AHR1 gene encoding Zn(II)2Cys6 transcription factor AHR1 has translation MPDPSEAGPESSAPMDLYTAPRYFGFLDQSVAVSTLYENGKKAYRPYLHLHSEQDLAEAARQISVDCNSSKAVSTLDTNYIPPMLHTTLPQIAVPARVDDPFQNQYHQDRSSSSSSRPHETVQQPYVNPGHNLLNLSHNPPDAFLLSELNPSEPRENVILENYDITNLLTNPELQGREFPMDYPLTHASLPQPDHRRSSVEILNELPTDSSVDADLFIDLIQRFRYHWLLDLFNEIHWWRVFVPNYCVRLAQAAEVEGKRPPGSAFLLIDCLMACADTSSLDEILEASQSQFTEWAFFEDKEVNVSTFRSFERVLLSVALVTLSLLIQITSKPTLIYDEKFQLLLLNQGKLFHKLMVQFTQVPQGRLKKLKQSPLTLESIQAMTVLRFMIKMNLQARNPSFTYSINASNSESVLAEVIDYSLPQHIDLSHFFTISDFEIQLLNDSFANFDLPQMSSQNPRVPASSISESRKLRVSLWEVIKTDYATDNPDIVNRFTSHQEAFQFLKSTDISIGRRSRYPHVSTNERSIALNFLSSHLNKIHRYTSQDTRAGCVKLFQMIDESSMDKSFVAQWHRYFSWVLE, from the coding sequence ATGCCCGACCCTTCAGAGGCTGGGCCCGAATCGCTGGCCCCTATGGACTTATACACTGCTCCTCGCTATTTCGGCTTTCTCGACCAATCTGTCGCCGTTTCTACTCTCTACGAAAACGGTAAAAAGGCGTACAGACCTTATTTGCATTTGCACTCAGAGCAAGATCTTGCAGAGGCCGCCCGTCAAATAAGCGTCGATTGTAATTCGTCCAAAGCAGTTTCAACGTTAGACACGAACTACATTCCTCCAATGCTTCACACAACACTACCACAAATCGCAGTTCCCGCCAGGGTTGACGATCCcttccaaaatcaatatcatcaagacCGCTCTTCACTGCTGTCCCTGCGACCGCATGAGACAGTCCAGCAACCTTATGTAAATCCCGGCcacaatcttctcaatttgTCCCACAACCCTCCAGACGCATTCCTACTTTCCGAGCTAAATCCTTCCGAGCCAAGAGAAAATGTTATTTTGGAGAATTACGACATTACGAACTTGCTCACGAACCCTGAGCTCCAAGGAAGGGAATTCCCAATGGACTACCCCTTGACGCATGCAAGCTTACCTCAACCCGACCACAGACGGTCGTCAGTTGAAATTCTCAATGAATTGCCGACGGACTCCTCTGTGGATGCAGACCTCTTTATCGACTTGATTCAACGATTCCGGTACCATTGGCTTCTTGACTTATTCAACGAGATTCACTGGTGGAGAGTTTTTGTTCCAAATTATTGTGTGCGCCTCGCCCAAGCCGCCGAAGTTGAGGGAAAGCGCCCACCTGGCTCGGCTTTCTTGCTTATAGACTGTTTGATGGCTTGCGCTGATACCTCTTCATTGGATGAAATACTTGAGGCGAGTCAAAGCCAATTCACGGAATGggctttctttgaagataAAGAGGTCAACGTGTCCACATTCcgctcttttgaaagagtgTTACTAAGTGTTGCTCTTGTCACATTGTCCCTACTTATACAAATCACATCGAAACCAACCTTGATTTACGACGAGAAGTTTCAGCTACTTCTATTAAATCAGGGCAAGCTATTTCATAAACTAATGGTCCAATTTACACAAGTACCTCAAGGAaggttgaaaaaattgaagcaaTCTCCCTTAACGTTGGAAAGCATACAAGCCATGACAGTTTTGCGTTTCATGATCAAAATGAACCTTCAAGCCCGAAATCCTTCCTTCACTTACTCCATTAATGCGTCTAATTCAGAAAGTGTTTTGGCTGAAGTGATCGATTACTCCCTTCCTCAGCATATTGACTTGAGTCACTTCTTTACCATTTCCGACTTCGAGATACAGTTGCTAAACGATTCCTTTGCCAATTTCGACTTGCCACAGATGTCGTCGCAGAACCCCCGGGTGCCTGCTAGTAGTATATCCGAATCGAGGAAATTGAGGGTGCTGTTGTGGGAGGTCATCAAGACTGACTATGCTACTGACAACCCTGACATCGTAAATCGATTCACATCACATCAGGAAGCCTTccagttcttgaaaagcacGGACATAAGCATAGGAAGACGACTGAGATACCCTCATGTGAGCACGAATGAGAGAAGTATTGCTCTCAATTTCTTGTCGCTGCATCTCAATAAAATCCATAGATATACTTCCCAGGACACAAGAGCTGGGTGTGTTAAGTTATTTCAGATGATCGATGAATCATCAATGGACAAAAGTTTTGTGGCACAATGGCATCGTTATTTCTCTTGGGTATTGGAGTAA